In one Natronosalvus amylolyticus genomic region, the following are encoded:
- a CDS encoding ABC transporter permease: protein MSRVTTIRRFGLYVLWRLLWAVVVVFSIVSGLFALFVIAPDDTDAPMLWAAAMSGDEVEFDDPPPLSEQYVEWVVSVFSLEWGESMTAAAWVNGGENGAASAANASAVAEAIPVTLAYVVPSTLFAFGLAAGLGYYTAQTARSLVERLSSGATYLLFSLPNFFLAAVIFYTLRDLNPSWFPESYATASGLLEHTLWLSLPAFVLSTHVLAGHYRYSRNETRAVLNERYVTLVRSKGAGPVRVARHVFRVAAVPLVTLFVTELLAVILVAIFVLEVVFSVPGIGLLAYEAVLERELELVMILTAVFATAAVLANVVQDLATVVLDPRADR, encoded by the coding sequence GTGTCTCGAGTGACCACGATTCGCCGTTTCGGCCTGTACGTCCTGTGGCGACTACTGTGGGCCGTCGTGGTTGTCTTTTCCATCGTTTCGGGGCTGTTCGCCCTGTTCGTCATTGCGCCGGACGATACGGACGCCCCAATGTTATGGGCGGCCGCGATGTCGGGTGATGAAGTCGAATTCGATGACCCACCACCGCTCTCCGAGCAATACGTCGAGTGGGTCGTTTCGGTGTTCTCCCTCGAGTGGGGCGAGTCGATGACCGCAGCTGCCTGGGTAAACGGCGGCGAAAACGGTGCCGCGAGCGCAGCCAACGCTTCCGCCGTCGCCGAAGCGATTCCGGTAACGCTGGCGTACGTGGTACCGTCGACCTTGTTCGCCTTCGGGCTCGCGGCTGGCCTCGGATACTACACGGCACAGACCGCGCGGTCGTTGGTCGAGCGGTTGAGTTCGGGAGCCACGTATCTCCTGTTCAGTCTGCCGAATTTCTTCCTCGCAGCGGTCATCTTTTACACGCTCCGCGATCTGAATCCGTCGTGGTTTCCGGAGTCGTACGCCACAGCGAGTGGTCTCCTCGAGCACACTCTCTGGCTCTCGTTACCCGCGTTCGTTCTGTCGACACACGTGCTGGCCGGCCACTATCGCTACAGCCGAAACGAAACGCGAGCTGTACTGAACGAACGGTACGTGACGCTGGTTCGCTCGAAGGGGGCCGGGCCGGTGCGGGTTGCCAGACACGTCTTTCGGGTCGCTGCCGTTCCCCTCGTCACGCTGTTCGTGACCGAGTTGCTGGCCGTTATTCTGGTGGCAATTTTCGTCCTCGAGGTGGTGTTTTCGGTACCTGGTATCGGCTTGCTCGCCTACGAGGCCGTGCTCGAGCGCGAACTCGAACTCGTCATGATCCTGACGGCGGTGTTTGCGACGGCAGCCGTCCTCGCAAACGTCGTCCAGGATCTTGCGACCGTCGTACTGGACCCGCGGGCAGACCGATAG